A genomic region of Rhipicephalus sanguineus isolate Rsan-2018 chromosome 1, BIME_Rsan_1.4, whole genome shotgun sequence contains the following coding sequences:
- the LOC119379365 gene encoding uncharacterized protein LOC119379365, with product MVQLPRTTTMQPPRTATVQPLRTTTATPGSPEVAHTNAREADYVPTDGEVHLGKGITIPEGLYSRLMSTKSETRFVREVAIAIYSTAGLVGRSVIGTASNQTKGEAKPPLDKEKYAVLSDFFNHFLKSNFPIGEVEQKKKILNKALANKINDLMKSKD from the exons ATGGTGCAGCTGCCACGCACCACcaccatgcagccgccgcgcaccGCTACCGTGCAGCCACTGCGCACCACCACAGCGACCCCGGGCAGCCCTGAAGTGGCCCACACAAATGCGAGGGAGGCCGATTACGTGCCCACTGACGGAGAG GTGCATCTGGGCAAAGGGATCACCATTCCTGAGGGCCTGTACAGCCGCCTCATGAGCACAAAAAGCGAAACCCGCTTTGTTCGTGAGGTGGCCATTGCCATTTATTCAACGGCAGGCTTGGTTGGGCGGAGTGTAATTGGAACAGCCTCTAACCAGACAAAGGGAGAGGCAAAACCTCCCTTGGATAAAGAAAAATACGCTGTGCTTTCTG ATTTCTTCAACCATTTTTTGAAAAGCAATTTTCCAATTGGAGAGGTCGAGCAAAAGAAGAAGATACTAAATAAGGCGCTCGCAAACAAAATTAACGATTTGATGAAATCAAAAGATTAA